From the genome of Miscanthus floridulus cultivar M001 chromosome 10, ASM1932011v1, whole genome shotgun sequence, one region includes:
- the LOC136487083 gene encoding putative disease resistance protein RGA1, producing MAEAVAGLLASAFVSIAKDKLSSAIAEQPSLLWNFTDDLEEMKDHLETISAVLEDAERRSVKEKLVQLLLKRLKDVALDISDVLEDYQDTSDQATAKNPGVLSCIPTAYKKIAIANRMKSLRKELMKIIMEFRSFEFISTQGTSTTNVQHYDKFETTSHFLPEVEGREGEKQEIINLLLRARSNHDESETVIVPIYALGGMGKTTLAQLVYNDDQFKKQYDCRMWVYVSQDFNLLKIGNSIISQVSAEGAQQNRDLQNRGLQVIMDCLDNLLCNKKVLIVLDDLWEKDDTELSKLKNMLHVGKKGSMIDVIVTTREEEIARKVSTSKLYKLHPLKDDVCWEIIKRSSNCNQKEFEWIGLDIAKKCVGVPLAAQALGYMLQSKDISEWKNINDSDIWNETSDDRVLPSLRLSYQRMPQQLRICFSYCAIFSKGHNIVENDLIRQWSVLGFIETSKGKEYIKHLLGMSFLQVSKMPLTSQNQEVRYTMHDLVHDLARSTMADQLKIYDVAPPRKTRAHKYFRYSLLKKYDSTTKLENMPSKMRALHFSDSVQLNIPSGAFSFAMCLRILDFSECSGVLLPASIGKLKQLRCLIAPRMQNETLPKCITELTKLQYLNLNQSPKISALPDSVGKLGYLKYLCLSGCSGISELPESFGDLKSMVHLDMSGCSGITTVPECITELSKLQYLNINGSSEITELPISIGKLGCLKYLCLSDCSGISKLPESFGDLKCMVHLDMSRCFGITELPDSLSNLTHLQHLNLSGCYNGYQRVLTLLLPLPIWSTWTYLEILILNVFQKVLVTSKDCIQWIFLVVLSLSPYQRI from the exons ATGGCGGAAGCAGTAGCTGGCTTGCTCGCGTCCGCTTTTGTCAGTATCGCGAAAGATAAGCTGAGCTCTGCCATCGCGGAGCAGCCCAGTTTGCTGTGGAACTTCACCGACGATctggaggagatgaaggaccATCTGGAGACCATCTCAGCTGTGCTCGAGGACGCTGAGAGGCGGTCGGTCAAGGAGAAACTGGTGCAGCTATTGCTGAAGCGGCTCAAGGACGTCGCCTTAGACATCTCCGACGTGCTCGAAGACTACCAAGACACCAGTGACCAAGCAACTGCAAAG AATCCTGGGGTGCTCTCGTGTATCCCAACTGCATACAAGAAGATTGCCATCGCTAATAGGATGAAGAGTTTGAGAAAAGAGCTGATGAAAATCATTATGGAGTTTCGTAGTTTTGAGTTCATCAGCACACAAGGCACTAGCACTACTAATGTTCAGCATTATGACAAATTTGAGACAACATCACATTTTTTGCCTGAAGTAGAAGGGAGGGAAGGAGAAAAACAGGAAATCATAAACCTGTTGTTACGTGCAAGATCAAACCATGATGAGAGTGAGACAGTGATTGTTCCTATCTATGCCCTTGGAGGTATGGGCAAGACTACTTTGGCACAACTAGTATACAACGATGACCAATTCAAGAAGCAGTATGATTGTCGTATGTGGGTTTATGTCTCCCAAGATTTCAATTTATTGAAAATAGGAAACTCTATAATTTCTCAAGTATCAGCAGAAGGTGCTCAGCAAAATAGGGATCTCCAGAATAGAGGTCTGCAGGTGATAATGGACTGCCTTGATAACCTACTCTGTAACAAGAAAGTTCTGATCGTTCTAGATGACTTATGGGAGAAAGATGACACTGAGTTGAGCAAACTGAAGAATATGCTTCATGTGGGCAAGAAGGGCAGTATGATAGATGTCATAGTAACCACACGAGAGGAAGAAATTGCAAGGAAAGTTTCCACCAGTAAACTATATAAGCTACATCCTTTGAAGGATGATGTATGCTGGGAAATAATTAAGAGATCCAGTAATTGTAACCAAAAGGAATTTGAGTGGATAGGACTGGATATTGCAAAGAAATGTGTAGGTGTGCCATTGGCAGCTCAAGCACTTGGGTACATGTTACAATCCAAAGATATATCTGAATGGAAAAACATAAATGACAGTGATATCTGGAATGAAACATCAGATGATAGAGTGCTTCCATCCTTGAGGTTGAGTTATCAAAGGATGCCACAGCAGCTGAGGATATGCTTTTCCTATTGTGCCATATTCTCAAAAGGACACAATATTGTTGAAAATGACTTGATTCGCCAGTGGAGTGTGTTGGGTTTCATTGAGACATCAAAGGGGAAGGAATACATCAAACACCTTTTAGGAATGTCCTTCCTTCAAGTTTCAAAGATGCCCTTG ACTTCTCAAAACCAGGAGGTGCGATACACAATGCACGATCTGGTGCATGACCTGGCAAGATCGACAATGGCTGAccagctaaaaatttacgatgtTGCACCACCGAGAAAGACAAGGGCCCACAAATATTTCCGTTATTCATTGCTCAAAAAGTATGACAGTACAACAAAGTTGGAAAATATGCCTTCAAAGATGAGGGCACTTCATTTCTCAGATAGTGTCCAACTGAATATCCCGAGTGGTGCATTTTCATTTGCAATGTGCCTGCGTATTTTGGATTTCAGTGAATGCTCGGGTGTATTGTTGCCAGCTTCAATTGGCAAACTGAAGCAGCTGAGGTGTCTTATTGCTCCAAGAATGCAAAATGAGACTCTCCCTAAGTGTATCACGGAGCTAACAAAACTGCAATATCTAAACTTAAATCAATCTCCTAAAATTTCTGCACTGCCAGATTCAGTTGGCAAGCTTGGGTATCTGAAATATCTATGTTTATCAGGCTGCTCTGGTATATCTGAACTGCCAGAATCATTTGGCGACTTAAAGTCTATGGTTCATCTTGACATGTCAGGATGTTCTGGAATAACAACAGTGCCAGAGTGTATCACTGAGCTATCTAAACTGCAGTACCTAAATATAAATGGATCTTCTGAAATTACTGAACTACCAATATCAATTGGCAAACTTGGGTGTCTGAAATATCTATGTTTGTCCGATTGTTCTGGTATTTCAAAACTTCCAGAATCATTTGGTGACTTAAAGTGTATGGTGCATCTGGACATGTCACGTTGTTTTGGGATAACAGAACTGCCAGATTCTCTTAGTAATCTCACGCATTTGCAGCATCTTAATCTATCTGGATGTTACAAT GGCTACCAGAGGGTATTGACTTTATTGCTACCCTTACCAATCTGGAGCACCTGGACCTATCTTGAAATTTTGATCTTGAATGTCTTCCAGAAAGTATTGGTAACCTCAAAAGATTGCATACAATGGATCTTTCTCGTTGTTTTAAGCTTAAGTCCCTACCAGAGAATATAG
- the LOC136489462 gene encoding putative disease resistance protein RGA3, whose protein sequence is MPTCSSLPPLGQLPHLEKLELRQLPGIKRIDREFCGGKGAFRRLTSFQVLYMHGLEEWNTTYCVEDGVEEFMFPVLDSLMIQGCPRLRLKPCPPTFRDCIIYESDQVISSLEEVDITSHHCSSSSGAIKLDLTIKDDSSQSMRLFHHFPALRELTISGDHLTNVPESMRHLTSLESLTLQWCDSISALPEWLGDLSSLKSLVIFVCHGIKSLPACIQQLTKLQTLEISRCTELEKWCESEENKTKLAHISNVRVSSLHADQVHFI, encoded by the coding sequence ATGCCTACGTGTAGCAGCCTGCCACCACTTGGGCAGTTACCACACCTAGAAAAGCTGGAGCTCCGGCAATTGCCTGGCATTAAAAGAATCGACAGGGAATTCTGTGGTGGCAAGGGGGCTTTCCGTCGATTGACATCCTTCCAAGTCTTATATATGCATGGCTTGGAGGAGTGGAACACAACATACTGTGTTGAGGATGGTGTGGAGGAGTTCATGTTCCCTGTGTTGGACAGTCTGATGATACAAGGTTGTCCAAGGTTGAGGTTGAAGCCATGCCCACCAACATTTCGTGATTGCATTATATATGAGAGCGACCAAGTTATTTCATCATTGGAGGAGGTAGACATAACCAGTCATCACTGCTCTTCCTCTAGTGGGGCCATCAAATTGGATTTGACTATAAAGGACGACTCCAGCCAGAGCATGAGGCTATTCCACCACTTCCCTGCCCTCCGAGAGTTGACAATCTCTGGAGATCACCTGACAAACGTGCCGGAAAGCATGCGGCACCTCACTTCCCTTGAGTCGTTGACGTTGCAATGGTGCGATAGCATATCAGCACTGCCAGAGTGGCTGGGCGACCTCTCCTCTCTAAAAAGCCTTGTCATCTTTGTATGTCACGGCATCAAGTCGTTGCCTGCATGCATACAGCAACTCACCAAGCTTCAGACGCTGGAGATAAGTCGTTGCACGGAACTGGAGAAGTGGTGTGAATCAGAAGAGAACAAGACGAAGCTGGCTCACATCAGCAATGTTCGAGTAAGTTCACTGCATGCAGATCAAGTGCACTTTATCTAA